The following are encoded in a window of Corynebacterium argentoratense DSM 44202 genomic DNA:
- a CDS encoding ABC transporter ATP-binding protein, translating to MTAGVDIDVDRLSISTVAGPGQAGCAVVSDINLQVAEGESIAVTGASGAGKTTLVKALIGEVGTGLRVTGGSVSVAGQHPLLLRGPGLRAFRRACAFVDQDPGAALPPRWSVRRIIRQRAKAGRIAGRISDEVILNLLDDFGLGGIEDILERTPRQLSGGQRRRLGIAAGIAGHPKLLLIDEPTAGVDRATARLMLDSLKVARDRSGATCVVITHDPSVAAELADRVLSVGDTPSVLPTATDKAASTPAGEPAGAQDAPARPAQRSHEADTILRVDGLTLSHGAHDVLTGFDLSVDRGAIVGISGPSGRGKTTLLRAIAGLHAPVRGKIDGPHPSSVGWIPQESELSLNPAVPVATILRRAAGRHADDSAIAEVLDLLDLPDFLRSPRTRGRLHHSKRTRPDELSGGQRQRVSVARALLSQPTLLLADEPTSALDGANAQRVINAIRAGKSARATIIVSHDPAVLAACDRVVCL from the coding sequence ATGACCGCTGGCGTGGACATTGATGTCGATCGGCTAAGCATCAGCACGGTCGCGGGGCCAGGCCAGGCAGGGTGCGCGGTTGTGTCCGACATCAACCTGCAAGTGGCGGAAGGTGAGTCGATTGCTGTGACCGGTGCGTCCGGCGCGGGCAAGACCACTCTGGTCAAGGCGCTCATCGGCGAGGTCGGCACGGGGCTGCGCGTCACCGGCGGCAGCGTTTCCGTCGCAGGACAGCACCCCTTGTTGCTGCGCGGCCCGGGGCTGCGGGCCTTCCGGCGCGCATGCGCCTTCGTGGATCAGGATCCGGGCGCGGCCTTGCCACCGCGCTGGAGCGTGCGCCGGATCATCCGCCAGCGCGCCAAGGCCGGGCGGATTGCCGGGCGGATCTCGGACGAAGTGATCCTTAACCTCCTCGACGACTTCGGGCTCGGCGGCATCGAGGACATCCTAGAGCGCACCCCACGCCAGCTCTCCGGCGGGCAGCGGCGCCGACTGGGCATCGCCGCCGGCATCGCTGGACACCCGAAGCTGTTGCTTATCGACGAGCCCACCGCCGGCGTCGACCGTGCAACAGCACGGCTCATGCTCGACAGCCTGAAGGTCGCGCGAGATCGATCGGGAGCGACGTGCGTGGTCATCACCCACGACCCGAGTGTTGCCGCGGAGCTAGCCGACCGCGTGCTCAGCGTCGGGGACACCCCCTCTGTGCTCCCCACAGCGACGGACAAAGCCGCCTCGACGCCAGCGGGCGAACCAGCGGGCGCCCAAGACGCCCCTGCTAGACCCGCTCAACGCTCCCACGAGGCCGACACGATCCTGCGCGTCGATGGCCTAACGCTGTCCCACGGCGCTCACGATGTTCTCACCGGGTTCGACCTCAGCGTCGACCGCGGTGCGATCGTGGGGATCTCGGGACCGTCGGGCCGCGGAAAGACTACCCTGTTGCGCGCCATCGCGGGCCTGCACGCTCCGGTGCGCGGAAAAATTGATGGTCCGCACCCCAGCAGCGTGGGCTGGATCCCTCAGGAATCGGAGCTTTCCCTCAACCCGGCCGTGCCGGTTGCGACCATCCTGCGACGCGCCGCGGGTCGCCACGCCGACGATTCGGCCATCGCCGAGGTCCTCGACCTGCTGGATCTGCCGGATTTCCTCCGCTCCCCGCGCACGCGCGGCCGCCTGCACCACAGCAAACGGACCCGCCCCGACGAGCTCTCCGGCGGGCAACGCCAGCGTGTCAGCGTAGCTCGGGCCTTGCTGTCGCAGCCGACGCTCTTGCTTGCCGACGAGCCCACCTCCGCCCTCGACGGCGCAAACGCCCAGCGCGTGATCAACGCGATTCGAGCAGGCAAGTCCGCGCGCGCAACCATCATCGTCAGCCACGATCCGGCAGTGCTGGCGGCCTGCGACCGCGTTGTTTGCTTGTAG
- a CDS encoding alpha/beta fold hydrolase → MNSTVSIRRFGHTVINHTVEVPWDHFASGEQQVLSVFAREIVADGNEDAPCVLYLQGGPGFPAPRPVGASGWVGELLKHYRVVLLDQRGTGRSNAQVLDAQHLKLLRADQIVEDAEAVRRELGVDQWALFGQSFGGFCINTYSSRHPESISHAMLTGGLPDISAGVDEVYRRTFAQVAARSEQFYAQFPFAEVAIREVCHHLDNAEELLPTGERLSSRRFRTIGIALGRGTGFDTLGYLLEDPFVVVGGEKRLRQDFLVDVGARVSFAGHPLYALVHEAIYGGTVPGATAWSAHRVREQVEGFEEQADPRTAGKFYLTGEHIFPWQFDEDPALREHKQAAEELAAFDQWTSLYDAATLKDRAPVAAAAVYLDDIFVPFSLSMATADQWRDLRPWVTNQFQHDGIGQDGAGIVGRLREMILER, encoded by the coding sequence ATGAACTCTACTGTGTCTATCCGTCGTTTTGGCCATACTGTTATCAATCACACGGTGGAGGTTCCGTGGGATCATTTCGCTTCCGGTGAGCAGCAGGTGCTCAGTGTGTTCGCGCGCGAGATTGTGGCGGATGGTAACGAGGACGCCCCGTGTGTGTTGTATTTGCAGGGTGGTCCGGGTTTTCCTGCGCCGCGGCCGGTGGGGGCGAGTGGTTGGGTGGGGGAGTTGTTGAAGCATTACCGTGTGGTGTTGTTGGATCAGCGGGGTACAGGGCGTTCTAATGCGCAGGTGTTGGATGCGCAGCATCTCAAGCTGTTGCGGGCGGATCAGATTGTGGAGGATGCGGAGGCTGTGCGTCGCGAGTTGGGGGTGGATCAGTGGGCGTTGTTTGGCCAGAGTTTTGGTGGCTTCTGTATTAACACCTATTCCTCTCGCCATCCGGAGAGCATTTCGCATGCGATGCTCACCGGCGGTCTGCCGGATATCTCTGCGGGTGTGGACGAGGTCTATAGACGTACGTTTGCGCAGGTTGCGGCGCGTAGTGAGCAGTTTTATGCCCAGTTCCCCTTTGCGGAGGTCGCCATCCGCGAGGTGTGCCACCATCTGGATAATGCTGAGGAGTTGTTGCCGACGGGTGAGCGTTTGTCTTCGCGTCGTTTCCGCACGATTGGCATTGCGTTGGGCCGCGGCACGGGTTTCGATACGTTGGGTTATTTGTTGGAGGACCCGTTTGTTGTGGTTGGGGGCGAGAAGCGTTTGCGCCAGGATTTTTTGGTGGATGTGGGCGCCCGGGTGAGTTTTGCGGGGCATCCGTTGTATGCGTTGGTGCATGAGGCGATTTATGGCGGCACGGTGCCGGGTGCGACTGCGTGGTCGGCGCATCGGGTGCGCGAGCAGGTGGAGGGTTTCGAGGAGCAGGCCGACCCCCGCACGGCGGGCAAGTTCTACTTGACGGGTGAGCATATTTTCCCGTGGCAGTTTGATGAGGATCCGGCTTTGCGTGAGCATAAGCAGGCTGCGGAGGAGCTAGCTGCGTTTGATCAGTGGACTTCGCTTTATGACGCCGCGACGCTGAAGGATCGCGCCCCGGTGGCGGCTGCTGCGGTGTATCTGGATGATATTTTTGTGCCGTTTTCTTTGTCGATGGCGACGGCTGATCAGTGGCGGGATCTGCGCCCGTGGGTGACTAATCAGTTCCAGCATGATGGCATTGGCCAGGATGGTGCGGGCATTGTGGGCCGCTTGCGGGAGATGATCCTGGAGCGCTAG